A stretch of Bacillus pseudomycoides DNA encodes these proteins:
- a CDS encoding DUF3986 family protein has protein sequence MKYEYDDSLHLYLDYFGEEYDVESIAYKRKHEDVWDVFFNFSFYGIEQVELKEDAYMDEHSGYRVFSVHANDLSWEFGSAKFEEWLLGHRILEKTVQK, from the coding sequence ATGAAGTATGAATATGATGATAGCTTGCATTTATATCTTGATTATTTCGGAGAAGAATATGATGTGGAATCGATTGCTTATAAAAGAAAACATGAAGATGTATGGGATGTCTTTTTCAACTTTTCTTTTTATGGGATTGAGCAAGTTGAATTAAAGGAAGACGCATATATGGATGAACATTCAGGATATCGCGTTTTTTCCGTACATGCCAATGATTTGAGTTGGGAATTTGGGAGTGCTAAGTTTGAAGAATGGCTGCTAGGGCATCGGATATTAGAAAAAACAGTGCAGAAATAA
- a CDS encoding ABC transporter substrate-binding protein — MEKFIAVFCILVLTVFTFVACNKKDDTKQQIRIGEVTHSLFYAPLYVGIQKGFFKDEGLDIDLQTTAGGDKTMTALLSGGIDIALVGSETSIYVHQQGAKDPIINFAQLTQTDGTFLVSRKKLASFNWNNVKGATFLGQRKGGMPQMVGEYVLKKNGIDPHKDTNLIQNVEFANIANAFASGTGDFVQLFEPTASIFEKEGKGYIVASFGTESGTVPYTTFMAKESFLKKDKVAAEKFTRALYKAQQWVDTHSTEEIAEVVTPLFKDTSKDIMVKVIERYKKQHSYATNPLLDEEEWKQVQKIMKEAGELQKEVPHEALVNTKIAESVIKK, encoded by the coding sequence TTGGAAAAATTCATAGCTGTTTTTTGTATACTTGTACTTACTGTTTTTACGTTTGTCGCGTGTAATAAAAAAGACGATACGAAGCAGCAGATTCGCATTGGTGAAGTTACTCATTCCCTCTTCTATGCTCCGCTCTATGTTGGCATTCAAAAAGGATTCTTTAAAGATGAAGGATTAGATATTGACCTGCAAACGACAGCTGGTGGCGATAAAACGATGACTGCATTGTTATCTGGTGGCATTGACATTGCACTTGTCGGTTCTGAAACATCCATTTATGTTCACCAGCAAGGAGCAAAAGATCCAATTATTAACTTTGCACAACTCACACAAACAGATGGTACATTTTTAGTTTCACGTAAAAAGTTAGCCTCTTTTAATTGGAACAATGTGAAGGGTGCTACTTTTCTTGGTCAGCGTAAAGGCGGTATGCCGCAAATGGTTGGAGAATATGTTTTAAAGAAAAATGGTATTGATCCACATAAAGATACAAATTTAATTCAAAATGTTGAGTTTGCGAATATTGCTAATGCATTTGCGTCCGGTACAGGCGACTTTGTCCAATTGTTTGAACCAACTGCAAGTATTTTTGAGAAAGAAGGAAAAGGCTATATCGTTGCATCCTTCGGTACTGAATCTGGAACCGTTCCGTACACAACATTTATGGCAAAAGAAAGCTTTTTAAAGAAAGACAAAGTAGCTGCTGAAAAGTTCACGCGTGCATTATATAAAGCACAACAATGGGTAGATACACATAGCACTGAAGAAATTGCCGAAGTAGTTACACCGCTCTTTAAAGATACTTCAAAAGATATTATGGTAAAAGTAATTGAGCGCTATAAAAAGCAACATTCATATGCGACAAATCCATTATTAGATGAAGAGGAATGGAAACAAGTACAAAAGATTATGAAAGAAGCTGGTGAACTACAAAAAGAAGTTCCACATGAGGCGCTCGTCAATACAAAAATTGCTGAAAGCGTTATAAAGAAATAG